A single region of the Triticum dicoccoides isolate Atlit2015 ecotype Zavitan chromosome 2B, WEW_v2.0, whole genome shotgun sequence genome encodes:
- the LOC119361247 gene encoding organic cation/carnitine transporter 4-like encodes MQVGQPRPRRHHPWHPGLARRLPQAAARRWGKNPKHSLLAYLFAFTLLLHVTDHIVGWLVAGSGVFGHLSDSFLGRKGSLQLVCFLSGGFGLLTSLSPNYWVYAAFRLLTGFSAGSICFCSFVLATEPIGPSYRGVVGTSTCYFFSGGIAALAGITALFQSSWRILYIITSLPSLAFMLIAMPFVSESPRWYLVRCRMDDAMRVLRDIASTNGKSIPHCVGLMLDDEDDIAKKVVETSSVLDVFRSQTMRARLVLLVIITFLCSVVYFGLTLNVVNLKINLYISVVVNSLAEMPAYLVTAVLLQHFGRKPLTIGSMLLSGVFCTTDSLIPDFGAMRVARMACGVVGIFGMAGTYNLLLVYASELFPTVVRTIALGCKAQGSQMGAILAPIVVLLGERVPFVVFGVLAIIGGLLVFCLPETMNKPLYDTMAGMEKGERSTKGGDEVATSNSLI; translated from the exons ATGCAGGTAGGGCAGccgaggccccgccgccaccatccttggcACCCTGGGCTTGCCCGGCGGCTGCcacaggcggcggcgaggagatggggCAAG AACCCAAAACACAGCTTATTAGCTTATTTGTTTGCTTTTACATTGTTGCTTCATGTGACTGATCATATCGTTGGTTGGTTGGTTGCAGGATCCGGTGTCTTTGGACACCTGTCAGATTCTTTTTTAGGTCGGAAAGGTTCCCTCCAGTTAGTGTGCTTCCTTAGTGGAGGCTTCGGCCTTCTCACCTCGCTCTCCCCCAACTATTGGGTCTATGCGGCCTTCCGCCTACTCACGGGCTTTAGTGCCGGAAGCATTTGCTTTTGCTCCTTCGTCCTTGCCACGGAACCTATTGGGCCATCCTATCGAGGCGTCGTTGGCACATCCACTTGCTATTTCTTCTCCGGCGGTATTGCGGCCCTTGCTGGCATCACAGCATTGTTCCAGTCCTCTTGGCGCATCCTTTACATTATCACCTCTCTGCCATCCCTCGCATTCATGCTCATCGCCATGCCATTCGTCTCTGAGTCCCCGCGTTGGTACCTCGTGCGTTGCCGGATGGATGATGCGATGCGTGTCCTACGAGACATAGCATCCACCAATGGCAAGAGCATCCCACATTGCGTGGGGCTCATGCTCGACGATGAGGACGACATCGCCAAGAAGGTTGTGGAGACGTCGTCGGTCTTAGATGTGTTTCGGTCGCAGACAATGCGGGCTAGGCTCGTGCTCTTAGTTATCATCACCTTTCTTTGCTCAGTGGTGTACTTTGGGTTGACCCTCAATGTGGTCAACCTAAAGATCAACCTTTACATCAGTGTGGTTGTTAACTCTCTCGCTGAGATGCCTGCATACCTAGTCACTGCGGTGCTCCTTCAACACTTCGGCCGAAAGCCACTCACAATTGGCTCGATGCTTCTCAGCGGCGTCTTCTGCACAACTGATAGTCTTATTCCCGACTTCGGTGCCATGAG GGTAGCGAGGATGGCATGTGGGGTGGTCGGGATCTTTGGAATGGCGGGAACATACAACCTATTGCTCGTATATGCGTCAGAGTTGTTCCCAACGGTGGTGCGTACCATCGCACTGGGGTGCAAGGCACAGGGGTCACAAATGGGGGCCATACTAGCGCCCATAGTGGTGTTGCTTGGCGAGCGGGTGCCATTCGTGGTGTTCGGCGTGTTGGCCATCATCGGTGGGCTACTGGTGTTCTGCCTCCCGGAGACTATGAATAAGCCTTTGTATGACACCATGGCTGGTATGGAGAAAGGGGAGAGATCAACAAAAGGGGGAGATGAAGTTGCAACTAGTAACTCCCTAATCTAA
- the LOC119368470 gene encoding uncharacterized protein LOC119368470, whose product MDSTISRFQWIKSENIILEMEEVQLVFLEMTRKIIQGKRICCERVGCRRGRSPQWTHCSITKTQATVLLLMVERRSTAREAREKLRVKEGFTTRYKASRGLIFLEWKMISYWCL is encoded by the exons ATGGATTCGACGATTTCAAG GTTTCAATGGATTAAATCTGAGAACATAATTCTCGAAATGGAGGAGGTTCAATTGGTGTTCCTGGAGATGACAAGAAAGATCATTCAAGGGAAGAGGATTTGTTGCGAGAGAGTCGGATGCCGGCGCGGACGATCCCCTCAATGGACTCATTGCAGCATCACGAAGACACAGGCAACGGTGCTACTGCTGATGGTAGAGAGGAGATCAACAGCAAGGGAGGCAAGGGAAAAACTGAGG GTCAAAGAGGGGTTTACAACTAGGTATAAAGCTTCACGAGGACTCATCTTCTTGGAATGGAAGATGATCAGTTACTG GTGCTTGTGA